One ANME-2 cluster archaeon genomic window carries:
- a CDS encoding MarR family transcriptional regulator — protein sequence MSSLEKLFGKTAQLQVLENILDNRGNTTFLFGIAEETGLSHSSVSRVMEPLIKLGIVKEQKVGKVFRTFMLNEENELTKKLLKFYKEINNFLDV from the coding sequence ATGAGTTCGCTTGAAAAATTATTCGGAAAAACCGCACAACTTCAGGTTCTTGAGAATATTCTTGATAATCGCGGCAATACCACTTTTTTATTTGGGATTGCAGAAGAGACAGGTCTGTCCCATTCGAGTGTATCCAGGGTTATGGAACCACTGATAAAACTGGGAATTGTTAAAGAGCAAAAAGTAGGAAAGGTGTTCAGGACTTTTATGCTAAACGAAGAAAATGAACTCACTAAGAAATTATTGAAATTCTACAAGGAAATTAACAACTTTCTGGACGTATAG